Part of the Musa acuminata AAA Group cultivar baxijiao chromosome BXJ3-10, Cavendish_Baxijiao_AAA, whole genome shotgun sequence genome, AGATAAGTTCAAAGCTTTATAGTTCCTTTCATTCGTTTAATTGTCGATCACGCAAAGAGCATTGTTTCCATCACAGCTATTCGATGTTTACAGGTATCTAATTGGATTGAAGCGACCCGTAAATTAATGGGGCCACACAAAGCAACACCCTATAATAGAAAGAAAGCATTGCTTCCCATGTGTACAAAGAATCTAAAATGGACTACAAATAATGGAGGAATAGAAACGAAAAATGCATCGTCAACTGCATAGCTGGGAGCACAGTTCCCGTAATCGAGCTTCCGTTGCGTCCGGCAAGAAGTAGCTGTGGGTTCTGCTGCTGCCTTCGCATGACAAGTTCACGTTGCTCCCTTCTTGAGATGACTGCAGAAACAGTCGAAAGGCTTGAGCAAATAGAAGCAACATCAATGAGCTGAGCTGATAATTTGAAGTAATCCTAAAGCTACTTATGAAGATAGCATTACTGGCACCAAAGAACCTCCCTGAAATATCCTGACTTGATTTTTCGGCAATAAAACCTCTGTATGATTCTCCCAAAAAGATAGGAATGCATTTAAAAGAATATCTGCAGCTCTTTCAAACTCAAAACTACAATGGTACTACATTCGACCAATCTGGTTTTCATGGTCCATGCAGGGACATGAGTGTCTGTTTTCAGGTAGTAAGAATAGCATTGAGCTACAAGTTATCACCAAGATCAAGAATTTTGGGCAGAATTAAATTCAAAGAGTAGCCACCGTTTGGAAAGAAGACGTAAATAAGCAACAAAAAAGGTTAGAACATCATACCGAGCAATAAATGGGCGACGATGAACAACTCTTTTTTGACGTAGGAATACAACTTAGATAACGGCACCAAGGACAATAATCATTTGCATTAACCCCTCGAAACAGCATGACGAGGCCGATGGTGAACCTGTATATTTATTAGTTTGGCCTCAGTTTTAAGCTTCAACATACTAAGTTTCAACATGTCTGTCATGTCAAAGTTAGATTATGAGCTCTCATTTTAATTTTGACAAATAAGACAACATGTAATTTTGGTACAGTTTTGCATCTGCCCTAGTACTTACTTATAAGGTGCATATATCGAAGACATACACTGATAGCCCACCGATAAACTAATGCAGACAATAAGTTTAGTcaaaaggtttacagtaatgtacaaGAAAACACCCAGCATTAAGAAAAGCATAGCTCTATCACTTACCCAACAACCAGAAGGAGGGCTGCAGTGATCCATAGTATGTATTGGTATATCTTGTGCTTGTGTTTGACTGGGGTTGAATGATACATAGGTAGAGCATTCTCTCGGCTAACCCACCCGAACTGGGGTCGAATTAGAAGCATAAATCCAAGAAGAAACCCAGAAACAAATCCTCCAATATGCGCAAAGTTGTCCACATCCGGGAGGAGTCCAACAGCCAAATTAattacaataataaatataaGGGTCAACAATGCTGCAAACTGAAGATGAAATTCAAAGAGGATTAGAAATATGATCCAAATTGTATCAGCATCATTGCTTCTATTTATTTAAATGACAAATCTCCAAGATCACCTTATTAGCATAGATTGTCCAGTTAGTTAAAAGTTCAGAAAGCATGCCACCAAGCAATCCAAACAGGGCACCAGAGGCACCAACAGAGATCCTTGATGCAGTAAACAGAGAAGACAACAGACTCCCGCCAAATCCAGACATGATGTATAACAGGCCAATTCTTGCTGCAAAATGA contains:
- the LOC103999923 gene encoding RHOMBOID-like protein 2 isoform X1 encodes the protein MGREAASSEIDNTVGHLEPNPDVTPDPPPTPLTRPPYRRWTPWLVPAIVVANLALFAVTMYVNDCPKKNNYLGNCVGLFLGRFAFQPLKENPLFGPSSSTLEKMGALEVHKLVNKHQGWRLLSCIWLHAGLIHVITNMLSLLFVGIQLEREFGFARIGLLYIMSGFGGSLLSSLFTASRISVGASGALFGLLGGMLSELLTNWTIYANKFAALLTLIFIIVINLAVGLLPDVDNFAHIGGFVSGFLLGFMLLIRPQFGWVSRENALPMYHSTPVKHKHKIYQYILWITAALLLVVGLSVGYQCMSSIYAPYKFTIGLVMLFRGVNANDYCPWCRYLSCIPTSKKSCSSSPIYCSSSQEGSNVNLSCEGSSRTHSYFLPDATEARLRELCSQLCS
- the LOC103999923 gene encoding RHOMBOID-like protein 2 isoform X2, with amino-acid sequence MGREAASSEIDNTVGHLEPNPDVTPDPPPTPLTRPPYRRWTPWLVPAIVVANLALFAVTMYVNDCPKKNNYLGNCVGLFLGRFAFQPLKENPLFGPSSSTLEKMGALEVHKLVNKHQGWRLLSCIWLHAGLIHVITNMLSLLFVGIQLEREFGFARIGLLYIMSGFGGSLLSSLFTASRISVGASGALFGLLGGMLSELLTNWTIYANKFAALLTLIFIIVINLAVGLLPDVDNFAHIGGFVSGFLLGFMLLIRPQFGWVSRENALPMYHSTPVKHKHKIYQYILWITAALLLVVGFTIGLVMLFRGVNANDYCPWCRYLSCIPTSKKSCSSSPIYCSSSQEGSNVNLSCEGSSRTHSYFLPDATEARLRELCSQLCS